The following are from one region of the Cystobacter fuscus DSM 2262 genome:
- a CDS encoding serine/threonine protein kinase, with translation MSIESYGKYQLLKRIATGGMAQIFLARERGQNRLLVIKRILPHLADNEEFVQMFLDEARIAARLDHPHIVQIYDLGSQDDSFFIAMEYIHGEDLRRVWKRAERSGQLIPVPFVCRALSEACAGLDHAHKKVDANGKPLNIVHRDISPQNILLTFDGRTKVVDFGIAKAADQATETRSGVLKGKYSYMSPEQAAGEKVDRRSDIFALGVVLYELLTGTRLFKRSNDVITLQAVIDCKVLPPSQVNPRVPRDLDPLVMKALEREPGDRYPEALQLQRALEQWLDAYPQPSSTAHLAAYMKDLYATRLAEEARLGDVLVEEADAQLPSGAPKSPDRTGRSSIETMAAPRPDAAAVPPRPPRASLSSPRAELERKRTVDLRRSPGEPSGEESEAEAVSDTAVRVPGQPVPAEPRSRRRAVLGIGAGVLVGLLLGGVWALRSEPVPPPATPSAPVAAQARPAEPTPAEPVPTEPTPAEPTPARPALVQVTLKATPAQAALTVDGTRYDKSPVVVSATPGQELLVLARAPRYQELSRKVTVGQGPSQEESLRLEPLPEPRKPESRKPDSRVSPQVERAPVGKGTVRFAVTPWAEVTCGGRNLGSTPLGGDVSFNAGVYECRFWNPDLKESRTERVEVKPNRHTTVVVKF, from the coding sequence GTGTCAATCGAGAGCTACGGCAAATACCAGCTCCTCAAGAGGATCGCCACGGGCGGCATGGCGCAGATCTTCCTCGCGCGTGAGCGGGGACAGAATCGGCTGCTGGTCATCAAGCGAATCCTCCCGCACCTGGCGGACAACGAGGAATTCGTCCAGATGTTCCTGGACGAGGCGCGCATCGCGGCGCGGCTCGACCACCCCCACATCGTGCAGATCTACGATCTGGGCTCCCAGGACGACAGCTTCTTCATCGCCATGGAGTACATCCATGGAGAGGATCTGCGGCGGGTGTGGAAGCGCGCCGAGCGCTCCGGGCAGCTCATCCCCGTGCCCTTCGTGTGCCGGGCGCTCAGCGAGGCGTGCGCGGGCCTGGACCATGCGCACAAGAAGGTGGACGCGAACGGCAAGCCGCTCAACATCGTCCACCGGGACATCTCCCCGCAGAACATCCTGCTGACGTTCGATGGGCGCACGAAGGTGGTGGACTTCGGAATCGCCAAGGCGGCGGACCAGGCCACCGAGACGCGCTCGGGCGTGCTCAAGGGCAAGTACTCGTACATGTCGCCGGAGCAGGCCGCGGGCGAGAAGGTGGATCGCCGCAGCGACATCTTCGCCCTGGGCGTGGTGCTCTACGAGCTGCTCACCGGGACGCGGCTGTTCAAGCGCTCCAACGACGTCATCACGCTGCAGGCGGTGATCGATTGCAAGGTGCTCCCGCCCTCGCAGGTCAACCCCCGCGTGCCGAGGGATCTGGATCCCCTCGTCATGAAGGCCCTGGAGCGCGAGCCGGGTGATCGCTACCCGGAGGCGCTGCAGCTGCAGCGGGCCCTGGAGCAGTGGCTCGACGCCTATCCGCAGCCCTCGTCCACGGCGCACCTGGCGGCCTACATGAAGGATCTCTACGCCACGCGCCTGGCCGAGGAAGCGCGGCTGGGGGACGTGCTCGTGGAGGAAGCTGACGCGCAATTACCCTCGGGCGCACCGAAGTCGCCTGATCGGACGGGGAGATCCTCCATCGAGACGATGGCCGCGCCGCGCCCGGACGCGGCCGCCGTGCCGCCGCGCCCGCCGCGCGCCTCCCTGAGCAGCCCTCGCGCCGAGCTGGAGCGCAAGCGCACGGTGGATCTGCGCCGGTCTCCGGGCGAGCCCTCCGGGGAGGAGTCCGAGGCGGAGGCCGTGTCCGACACGGCGGTGAGGGTCCCGGGGCAACCCGTCCCCGCCGAGCCCCGCTCCCGCCGCCGCGCCGTGCTGGGAATCGGCGCGGGGGTGCTGGTGGGGTTGTTGCTCGGAGGCGTGTGGGCCCTGCGCTCCGAGCCCGTTCCTCCTCCCGCCACTCCGTCGGCTCCCGTGGCGGCCCAGGCGCGGCCGGCCGAGCCCACTCCCGCCGAACCTGTGCCTACCGAGCCCACTCCCGCCGAGCCCACTCCCGCCAGGCCCGCCCTGGTGCAGGTCACCTTGAAGGCGACGCCCGCGCAGGCCGCGCTGACGGTGGACGGCACGCGGTACGACAAGTCGCCGGTGGTGGTGTCCGCCACGCCGGGACAGGAGTTGCTCGTGCTGGCGCGGGCGCCCCGCTACCAGGAACTCTCCCGGAAGGTGACGGTGGGGCAGGGCCCCTCGCAGGAGGAGTCCCTGCGGCTGGAGCCCCTGCCCGAGCCGCGCAAGCCCGAGTCGCGCAAGCCCGATTCGCGCGTGTCCCCACAGGTGGAGCGCGCGCCCGTGGGCAAGGGCACGGTGCGCTTCGCGGTGACGCCCTGGGCCGAGGTGACGTGTGGGGGGCGCAACCTGGGCAGCACGCCCCTCGGTGGAGATGTCAGCTTCAACGCGGGCGTGTATGAGTGCCGGTTCTGGAACCCGGACCTCAAGGAGAGCCGCACGGAGCGCGTCGAGGTGAAGCCCAACCGACACACCACCGTGGTCGTGAAGTTCTAG
- a CDS encoding choice-of-anchor D domain-containing protein produces the protein MSKRWGLWVLAVLVVLTGCEDRDRPVIADGRLTATPGGVDLQRVAMFDGREVEVVLRNVGRARLNVDEAWVEGAAGAWQVAFTHEGPHALVPGSECVLRVRFNPQQEGALPATLVVRSDTLKDPVVRVPLQGVGVDAWARVSPRKLDFGRIELESTKRLALTVSNPTDLPVEVTPKLLGAQKDEFVAEPLVLGPNEERELPITFAPTKAGLKQVALAVSPCKGCADVAVQVSAEGLDRAVVAEPAELDFGSIPVDQERVRPLRLHNLSTEPMTVTSLTLTSTEASFTHGPPPLPLVLGPGEVRTWDFRYSPGHMGPAENLASFRVESRRNPTTDVPLRGFGGAAELCVSPLSHDFGRQPLGAKVARIINVKNCGAANGGPLTIHGLELQPTDGSTGADNGLHLVPATLPYRLRPGEEVNLKVFFEPVREGTATSRLVMRTDVYSGDTTTLNFRGVAEQHGPCRVDYTPVAVDFGTVQPGRGAVLGVKVDNPGGDLCAVKNIRMRDTGGGVFSLPGGELDGVVVYPGDSFSFMVAFAAPLTGGETGGDFLGSVQIEQWDPANPLVTIPLKGHTQNTCLVVSPRYVDYGVSRPDCSPAPREVNYINGCQAPLTVSDVRIGAGTSDGEFVLRASPPTPFTLAPGDAFTVSVDYLAQVFGLNLSPLFVASSDLPAPMLVPLVGESSRRLDKTDQFIQQDGAKVDVLFVVDNTASMVEEQPRLEASMPAFVEAALAKGVDLNIAVTTTGIDPGGTGTCPGGVQGAEAGRFFPVVGGGPRILNRQTPDLAAVLRNNVNVGQCAAVEQGFEAVRRALSPPLVTSADDVRTPEPNDGNRGFLRDEAALVVVFVGDEDDHSPDSVDTYVRFLQARKGENQPQRMTLYAIAPTAEGCPTSGGGGTRYAEAAARTGGEVLSICSADYSPLMRSVANKAFSPQDRFPLSEQPDPGSIAVSVNGTRVTEGWSYDGATNSVVFTAAPAAGAKVEIYYRRACE, from the coding sequence ATGAGCAAGCGCTGGGGGCTGTGGGTCCTCGCGGTGCTGGTGGTTCTGACGGGGTGTGAGGACAGAGATCGCCCCGTCATCGCCGATGGACGATTGACGGCGACACCAGGGGGAGTGGATTTGCAACGGGTGGCGATGTTCGACGGGCGCGAGGTGGAAGTGGTCCTGCGCAACGTCGGCCGGGCCCGCCTCAATGTGGATGAGGCCTGGGTGGAGGGGGCCGCGGGTGCCTGGCAGGTGGCGTTCACCCATGAGGGGCCGCATGCGCTCGTGCCGGGCAGTGAGTGCGTGCTGCGCGTGCGCTTCAATCCCCAACAGGAGGGGGCGCTGCCCGCCACGCTCGTGGTGCGCTCGGACACGCTGAAGGATCCCGTGGTGCGCGTGCCCCTGCAGGGCGTGGGCGTGGATGCCTGGGCGCGGGTGTCGCCGCGCAAGCTGGACTTCGGCCGCATCGAGCTGGAGTCCACCAAGCGGCTCGCGCTCACCGTCTCCAATCCGACGGATCTCCCGGTGGAGGTGACGCCCAAGCTACTGGGGGCGCAGAAGGACGAGTTCGTCGCGGAGCCGCTCGTGCTCGGGCCGAACGAGGAGCGCGAGCTGCCCATCACCTTCGCTCCGACGAAGGCGGGCCTCAAGCAGGTGGCGCTCGCGGTGTCTCCGTGCAAGGGCTGCGCGGACGTGGCCGTCCAGGTATCGGCCGAGGGGTTGGATCGGGCGGTGGTGGCCGAGCCGGCCGAGCTCGACTTCGGCTCCATCCCGGTGGATCAGGAGCGCGTGCGGCCCCTGCGCCTGCACAACCTCAGCACCGAGCCCATGACGGTCACCTCGCTCACGCTGACGAGCACGGAGGCTTCCTTCACCCATGGGCCGCCGCCGCTGCCCCTGGTGCTCGGGCCCGGGGAGGTGCGCACGTGGGACTTCCGCTACAGCCCCGGACACATGGGCCCGGCGGAGAACCTGGCCTCGTTTCGCGTGGAGAGCCGGCGCAATCCGACCACGGACGTGCCGCTGCGCGGCTTTGGCGGCGCGGCGGAGCTGTGCGTGTCGCCGCTCAGCCATGACTTCGGCCGCCAGCCGCTCGGCGCGAAGGTGGCGCGGATCATCAACGTGAAGAACTGCGGCGCGGCCAATGGCGGGCCCCTGACGATTCATGGGCTCGAGCTCCAGCCGACGGACGGCTCCACGGGCGCGGACAATGGCCTGCATCTGGTGCCCGCCACGCTGCCCTACCGGCTGCGACCTGGCGAGGAGGTGAACCTCAAGGTCTTCTTCGAGCCCGTGCGCGAGGGCACCGCGACGAGCCGGCTGGTGATGCGCACGGATGTGTACTCGGGCGACACCACGACCCTGAACTTCCGGGGCGTGGCCGAGCAGCACGGGCCCTGCCGGGTCGACTATACGCCGGTGGCGGTGGACTTCGGCACGGTGCAGCCCGGACGCGGCGCCGTGCTGGGCGTGAAGGTGGACAACCCGGGCGGGGACCTGTGCGCGGTGAAGAACATCCGCATGCGCGACACCGGGGGCGGGGTGTTCAGCCTGCCCGGTGGCGAGCTGGATGGCGTCGTCGTGTACCCGGGGGACTCGTTCAGCTTCATGGTCGCCTTCGCCGCGCCCCTGACGGGCGGGGAGACGGGCGGGGACTTCCTGGGCTCGGTGCAGATCGAGCAGTGGGATCCGGCCAACCCCCTGGTGACCATCCCGTTGAAGGGCCACACGCAGAACACGTGCCTGGTGGTGTCACCGCGCTACGTGGACTACGGCGTGTCGCGCCCGGACTGCTCGCCCGCGCCGCGCGAGGTGAACTACATCAACGGGTGCCAGGCGCCGCTGACGGTGTCGGACGTGCGCATCGGCGCGGGCACCTCGGATGGCGAGTTCGTGCTGCGCGCCTCGCCTCCCACGCCCTTCACGCTCGCGCCGGGTGACGCCTTCACGGTGTCGGTGGATTACCTCGCCCAGGTGTTCGGGCTGAACCTGTCGCCCTTGTTCGTGGCGTCCTCGGATCTGCCCGCGCCGATGCTGGTGCCGCTGGTGGGCGAGTCCTCCAGGCGCCTGGACAAGACGGATCAGTTCATCCAGCAGGACGGCGCCAAGGTGGACGTGCTCTTCGTGGTGGACAACACCGCGTCCATGGTGGAGGAGCAGCCGCGCCTGGAGGCCTCCATGCCCGCCTTCGTCGAGGCGGCGCTGGCCAAGGGCGTGGACCTGAACATCGCGGTCACCACCACGGGCATCGATCCGGGTGGCACCGGCACCTGCCCGGGCGGCGTCCAGGGGGCGGAGGCGGGCCGCTTCTTCCCGGTGGTGGGCGGCGGGCCGCGCATCCTCAACCGCCAGACGCCGGACCTGGCGGCGGTGCTGCGCAACAACGTGAACGTGGGTCAGTGCGCCGCGGTGGAGCAGGGCTTCGAGGCGGTGCGCCGGGCGTTGTCGCCTCCGCTGGTGACGAGCGCGGACGACGTGCGCACCCCCGAGCCCAACGATGGCAACCGGGGCTTCCTGCGCGACGAGGCGGCGCTGGTGGTCGTCTTCGTGGGCGACGAGGATGACCACTCGCCGGACAGCGTGGACACCTACGTGCGCTTCCTCCAGGCGCGCAAGGGCGAGAACCAGCCGCAGCGCATGACGCTCTACGCGATCGCGCCCACGGCCGAGGGCTGCCCCACGTCGGGTGGTGGCGGCACGCGCTACGCCGAGGCGGCGGCCCGCACGGGTGGCGAGGTGCTCTCCATCTGCTCGGCCGACTACTCGCCGCTGATGCGCTCGGTGGCCAACAAGGCGTTCTCGCCGCAGGACCGCTTCCCGCTCAGCGAGCAGCCAGACCCGGGCAGCATCGCCGTGTCGGTGAACGGCACGCGCGTCACCGAGGGGTGGTCCTACGACGGAGCCACCAACAGCGTCGTGTTCACCGCGGCACCCGCGGCGGGCGCGAAGGTGGAGATCTACTACCGCCGGGCGTGCGAGTAG
- a CDS encoding CDP-alcohol phosphatidyltransferase family protein has translation MPTESQHRREPRHFSMIRTFTPADFVTLGNAFAGSGAILAQMQYLATHQPSWLWLAFGLMPLAFLFDALDGRIARWRFQSSPLGADLDSLADVISFGMAPAALAFAMGLRGGLDVLVLLYFVGCGISRLARFNATVSTLADATGKVKYFEGTPIPTSLALVMVLAFFFWQGRTGDALPFGVWSLGGYQLHPLVLLYFLSGSAMISKTLRIPKF, from the coding sequence ATGCCGACGGAGTCGCAGCACAGACGAGAACCCCGCCACTTCTCGATGATCCGCACCTTCACCCCGGCGGACTTCGTCACCCTGGGCAACGCCTTCGCGGGCTCGGGTGCCATCCTGGCGCAGATGCAGTACCTGGCCACGCACCAGCCCTCCTGGTTGTGGCTGGCCTTCGGCCTGATGCCCCTGGCCTTCCTCTTCGATGCCCTGGACGGACGCATCGCGCGCTGGCGCTTCCAATCCTCCCCGCTGGGAGCGGACCTGGACTCGCTGGCGGACGTCATCTCCTTTGGCATGGCGCCCGCGGCGCTCGCCTTCGCCATGGGACTGCGCGGAGGGCTGGACGTGCTGGTGCTCCTCTACTTCGTGGGCTGCGGCATCAGCCGGCTGGCGCGCTTCAACGCCACCGTGAGCACCCTCGCGGACGCCACGGGCAAGGTGAAGTACTTCGAGGGCACCCCCATCCCCACCAGCCTGGCGCTGGTGATGGTGCTCGCCTTCTTCTTCTGGCAGGGCCGCACCGGCGACGCCCTCCCCTTCGGCGTCTGGAGCCTGGGCGGCTACCAGCTCCACCCCCTGGTGCTGCTCTACTTCCTGAGCGGCAGCGCGATGATCAGCAAGACCCTGCGCATCCCCAAGTTCTGA
- a CDS encoding ATP-binding protein — MNKAASGRRTETAPGRPRSRTPTAQQALDMSHRLLEALSEAHLDFARGENLQRLFDRLLGLLLDLTQSESGFIAEVIHSPEAPASLRLHAFAHLPWAQVAHEPREGPLPLDLGPGAVSEPLAPLLTTGEPLLLNAQQAAPHGEPLLLHLFPARTLLALPCKSGDDVVGMVVIANTTDDYTPEHIERLHPFVTTCCSLLLGWRGEQRRHRDEALLRRQEEELQSHRDQLEVLVNQRTESLLYTTVALEERQAQLLHAERMALLGQLVAGIAHEINNPLGYITSNLATLTQYLAVFTELIARYRELAEAASPGLSPPQAELLSRIRAYQEQEDLDYLLGDVNDLLQDSREGANRVADIVRSLKAFVREDSGLQELVDVNRELATTLKVVWNQLKYRSEVRCDYQQPIPPILGRPAQLNQVFTHLLLNAVQALPEQGIIEVSTRHEGDEVLVRISDTGHGMTPEVLAQAFTPFFTTKAPGKGAGLGLSISADIIARHMGRIEAQSQPGRGSTFTVRLPIARDA; from the coding sequence ATGAACAAAGCCGCGTCGGGTCGCCGCACAGAAACAGCCCCGGGTCGTCCCCGCTCGCGCACGCCCACCGCGCAGCAGGCGCTCGACATGAGTCACCGTCTGCTCGAGGCCCTCAGCGAGGCCCACCTGGACTTCGCCCGGGGCGAGAATCTCCAACGGCTGTTCGACAGACTGCTCGGGCTGCTGCTCGATCTCACCCAGAGCGAGTCCGGCTTCATCGCCGAGGTGATCCACTCGCCGGAGGCGCCCGCCTCGCTGCGGCTTCACGCCTTCGCCCATCTGCCCTGGGCCCAGGTGGCGCACGAGCCACGCGAGGGGCCTCTTCCCCTGGACCTGGGGCCAGGCGCGGTCTCGGAGCCCCTCGCCCCCCTGCTCACCACGGGGGAGCCGTTGCTGCTCAACGCACAGCAAGCGGCGCCCCATGGCGAGCCCCTGCTGCTCCATCTCTTCCCGGCCAGGACGCTCCTGGCGCTGCCCTGCAAGTCGGGCGACGACGTGGTGGGCATGGTGGTCATCGCCAACACCACCGACGACTACACTCCCGAGCACATCGAGCGCTTGCACCCCTTCGTCACCACCTGTTGCAGCCTCCTGCTGGGGTGGCGCGGAGAACAACGGCGGCACCGCGACGAGGCGCTGCTGCGGCGTCAGGAGGAGGAGCTGCAGAGCCACCGGGATCAGCTGGAGGTGCTGGTCAACCAGCGCACCGAGTCGCTGCTGTACACCACGGTGGCCCTGGAGGAGCGCCAGGCGCAGCTGCTGCACGCCGAGCGCATGGCCCTGCTCGGGCAGCTCGTGGCCGGCATCGCCCACGAAATCAACAACCCGCTGGGCTACATCACCAGCAACCTGGCCACGCTCACCCAGTACCTCGCGGTCTTCACCGAGCTCATCGCCCGCTACCGGGAGCTCGCCGAGGCCGCGAGCCCCGGGTTGTCACCGCCGCAAGCGGAGCTGCTCTCGCGCATCCGGGCCTACCAGGAGCAGGAGGACCTGGACTACCTGCTGGGCGACGTGAACGATCTGCTCCAGGACTCGCGCGAGGGCGCCAACCGCGTGGCGGACATCGTGCGCAGCCTGAAGGCCTTCGTGCGCGAGGACTCCGGACTGCAGGAACTGGTGGACGTGAACCGGGAGCTGGCCACCACGCTCAAGGTGGTGTGGAACCAGCTCAAGTACCGCAGCGAGGTGCGCTGCGACTACCAACAGCCCATCCCCCCCATCCTCGGCCGCCCCGCCCAGCTCAACCAGGTGTTCACCCACCTGCTGCTCAACGCCGTCCAGGCCCTGCCCGAGCAGGGCATCATCGAGGTCTCCACGCGGCACGAAGGGGACGAGGTGCTCGTGCGCATCTCCGACACGGGCCATGGAATGACCCCCGAGGTGCTCGCCCAGGCCTTCACCCCCTTCTTCACCACCAAGGCGCCCGGCAAGGGCGCGGGGCTGGGTCTGTCCATCAGCGCCGACATCATCGCGCGCCACATGGGCCGCATCGAGGCGCAAAGCCAGCCCGGCCGCGGCAGCACCTTCACCGTCCGCCTCCCCATCGCCCGGGACGCCTGA
- a CDS encoding serine/threonine-protein kinase, which produces MTDTLLYAPDGAVDATLISPGSSSGNAPRSASPASPPLTTSLRTTVLPHVEWRDAQPHVRPQERERFEELSELGQGGMGEVILLKDHDIERTVALKRLPEAAEPGHVLRFVEEIRTVGQLDHPNIVPVHDVGVDARGRYYFLMKHLQGETLEAIIEKLREGDAATHERFTYPVRLQIFLGVLNALAYAHRKGFIHRDLKPANIMVGPFGEVTVLDWGLARRLESASATSPASPGSSTRRPEEDIARRTQQGSIMGTPLYMSPEQARGQHDAVDVRSDTYSLCVLFHEFLFLRHYLHDRKSVAEVLEGVQNQRPSVFQHGARQSHQAPVPAEFIWFIHKGLAKDPAERYQSVDTMIQELRGLMDGRIHVKCPRTFTKRGLHEALRTVETHPRVFLAVAGLVATLVWAGLFHFLALLFG; this is translated from the coding sequence ATGACGGACACGCTCCTGTACGCTCCAGATGGCGCCGTGGATGCCACGCTGATCTCACCGGGCTCGTCGTCCGGGAACGCACCCAGGAGTGCATCGCCCGCGTCCCCTCCGCTCACCACCTCGCTGCGCACCACGGTGCTGCCCCATGTGGAATGGAGGGACGCGCAACCCCACGTGCGGCCCCAGGAGCGCGAGCGCTTCGAGGAGCTCAGCGAGCTGGGCCAGGGCGGCATGGGCGAGGTGATCCTCCTCAAGGATCACGACATCGAGCGCACGGTGGCACTCAAACGCCTGCCGGAGGCGGCCGAGCCCGGCCACGTGCTGCGCTTCGTGGAGGAGATCCGCACCGTCGGGCAGTTGGATCATCCGAACATCGTTCCGGTGCACGACGTCGGCGTCGATGCCAGGGGCCGCTACTACTTCCTGATGAAGCACCTGCAGGGGGAGACGCTCGAGGCCATCATCGAGAAGCTGCGCGAGGGAGACGCCGCCACGCACGAGCGCTTCACCTATCCCGTCCGGCTGCAGATCTTCCTCGGCGTGCTCAATGCCCTGGCGTACGCGCACCGCAAGGGCTTCATCCACCGCGACCTCAAGCCCGCCAACATCATGGTGGGGCCCTTTGGCGAGGTCACCGTGCTGGACTGGGGCCTGGCGCGGCGCCTCGAGTCCGCCTCCGCGACGAGCCCCGCCTCGCCCGGGTCCTCCACCCGGCGCCCCGAGGAAGACATCGCGCGGCGCACGCAACAGGGCTCCATCATGGGCACCCCGCTCTACATGTCGCCCGAGCAGGCCCGGGGCCAGCACGACGCGGTCGACGTCCGCAGCGACACGTACAGCCTGTGTGTGCTGTTTCACGAGTTCCTCTTCCTGCGCCACTACCTGCACGACCGCAAGTCGGTAGCCGAGGTGCTCGAGGGTGTGCAGAACCAGCGCCCCTCCGTGTTCCAGCACGGCGCCCGCCAGTCCCACCAGGCCCCCGTGCCCGCGGAATTCATCTGGTTCATCCACAAGGGGCTCGCCAAGGACCCGGCCGAGCGTTACCAGTCCGTCGATACGATGATCCAGGAGTTGCGTGGGCTCATGGATGGACGCATTCACGTGAAATGCCCGCGCACCTTCACCAAGCGGGGGCTGCATGAGGCCCTGCGCACGGTGGAAACCCACCCCCGCGTCTTCCTGGCCGTGGCTGGACTGGTCGCGACCCTGGTATGGGCGGGCCTGTTCCATTTCCTCGCCCTGCTGTTCGGCTGA
- a CDS encoding PAS domain-containing sensor histidine kinase, whose amino-acid sequence MPSLSPDPTSGSRDRSGLPPDPPQPPDDLLRASHQLLRKIVEIQSTLIRGGNPREALQRLLAVVMEATGSTSGCLVETSPATDRARGSRCLVSLPADARGEEAPGQELRTRVETFCASTEPLPAESTGTRCVLPLDVEGLRLGAVGLAGRPGGYEARLNDFLQPFLVACGALLLGERHEQRRSEAERVLRQQQQESAENLRLVMDNMEDGVWVLDLDTYEIFANHRWLGMLGYARGELEPTLQTWLSLCHPDDAARYTEALEKRQRQDLNAMEWEQRLRHRDGGWRWVMTRVTVVARDAQSRTLRLVGTNVDITVRKHGEERLRALVDMLPDLVFRIGADGTYRDHYITHQTDLAVPVDRIIGLNMRQLPLAPVYLDKLFLQLGRAIREGTAEVVEYPMERPQGRMYYEMRLMRSGPDEVLAIVRNITERKQTEERLRQQEEELRRHRDSLEEMVRNRSEKLLRATLELEEQQAQLIQTEKMASLGQMAAGVAHEINNPVSYVMSNLGTLDQYVSALRPLLAAQRELLSAHEAAPAAPVAPELIEHMRELWEQGDVDYLLDDMPELVEESLAGTRRIKEIVQSLRSFAREDSGEPQLVDVNEELASTLKIVWNELKYKCEVKRDFGPLPPVSCHPTQISQVFTNLLVNAAQAIETRGEIRIRTRQEGGEVVVEIADTGKGMSAETLSKLFTPFFTTKPRGQGTGLGLSVSYGIITRHQGRIDVQSEPGKGSTFIIRLPAARTEEARG is encoded by the coding sequence ATGCCTTCCCTCTCCCCAGACCCCACTTCGGGCTCCCGGGACCGGTCCGGTCTGCCGCCGGATCCTCCCCAGCCCCCCGATGATCTGCTGCGCGCCAGCCACCAGTTGCTGCGCAAGATCGTGGAGATCCAATCCACCCTCATCCGCGGCGGCAATCCCCGTGAGGCGCTGCAACGGCTGCTCGCGGTGGTGATGGAGGCCACGGGCAGCACCTCCGGGTGTCTCGTCGAGACGTCGCCGGCCACGGACCGCGCGCGGGGATCGCGCTGCCTCGTGAGCCTTCCCGCCGACGCGCGGGGCGAGGAGGCCCCTGGCCAGGAGCTGCGCACGCGCGTGGAAACCTTCTGCGCCTCCACCGAGCCCCTCCCGGCCGAGAGCACGGGCACGCGGTGCGTGCTGCCCCTGGACGTGGAGGGACTCCGCTTGGGGGCGGTGGGCCTCGCCGGCCGGCCGGGTGGCTACGAGGCCAGGCTCAACGACTTCCTCCAGCCCTTCCTCGTCGCCTGCGGCGCGCTGCTGCTGGGAGAGCGTCACGAGCAGCGTCGCAGCGAGGCCGAGAGGGTGCTGCGCCAGCAGCAACAGGAAAGCGCGGAGAACCTGCGCCTGGTGATGGACAACATGGAGGATGGCGTCTGGGTGCTGGACCTGGACACCTACGAGATCTTCGCCAACCACCGGTGGCTGGGCATGCTCGGCTATGCCCGGGGTGAGCTGGAGCCGACCCTCCAGACGTGGCTGAGCCTGTGCCATCCCGACGACGCGGCCCGCTACACCGAGGCGCTCGAGAAGCGTCAGCGGCAAGACCTCAACGCCATGGAGTGGGAGCAGCGCCTGCGGCATCGGGATGGCGGGTGGCGCTGGGTGATGACCCGCGTCACCGTGGTGGCGCGAGACGCGCAGAGCCGTACCTTGAGGCTGGTGGGCACCAACGTGGACATCACCGTGCGCAAGCACGGCGAGGAGCGCCTGCGCGCCCTGGTGGACATGCTGCCGGATCTCGTCTTCCGCATTGGCGCGGATGGCACCTACCGGGACCACTACATCACCCACCAGACGGATCTCGCCGTCCCCGTCGATCGCATCATCGGCTTGAACATGCGCCAGCTGCCCCTGGCGCCCGTGTACCTCGACAAGCTCTTCCTGCAACTGGGCCGCGCCATCCGTGAAGGAACCGCGGAGGTCGTCGAGTACCCGATGGAGCGCCCCCAGGGCCGCATGTATTACGAGATGCGGCTGATGCGCAGCGGCCCGGACGAGGTCCTGGCCATCGTGCGCAACATCACCGAGCGCAAGCAGACCGAGGAGCGCCTGCGCCAGCAGGAGGAGGAGCTGCGGCGCCACCGCGACAGCCTGGAGGAAATGGTGCGCAACCGCAGCGAGAAGCTCCTGCGCGCCACCCTGGAGCTCGAGGAGCAGCAGGCCCAGCTCATCCAGACGGAGAAGATGGCCTCGCTCGGGCAGATGGCCGCGGGCGTCGCGCATGAAATCAACAACCCGGTGAGCTACGTGATGAGCAACCTGGGGACGCTCGACCAGTACGTCTCCGCGCTCCGTCCCCTGCTGGCCGCCCAGCGCGAGCTGCTCTCCGCCCACGAGGCCGCGCCCGCCGCCCCGGTCGCCCCCGAGCTGATCGAACACATGCGCGAGTTGTGGGAGCAGGGGGACGTGGACTACCTCCTCGATGACATGCCCGAGCTCGTCGAGGAATCGCTGGCGGGCACGCGGCGCATCAAGGAGATCGTCCAGAGCCTGCGCTCGTTCGCGCGGGAGGACTCGGGCGAGCCGCAACTGGTGGACGTGAACGAGGAGCTGGCCTCCACGTTGAAGATCGTGTGGAACGAGCTCAAGTACAAATGCGAGGTGAAGCGGGACTTCGGTCCGCTGCCGCCCGTGAGCTGTCATCCCACGCAGATCTCCCAGGTGTTCACCAACCTGCTCGTCAACGCGGCGCAGGCCATCGAGACGCGGGGGGAGATCCGCATCCGCACGCGGCAGGAGGGCGGCGAGGTAGTGGTGGAGATCGCCGACACGGGCAAGGGCATGAGCGCGGAGACGCTCTCCAAGCTCTTCACGCCCTTCTTCACCACGAAGCCGCGCGGACAGGGCACGGGCCTGGGGCTGTCGGTGAGCTACGGCATCATCACGCGCCACCAGGGCCGCATCGACGTGCAGAGCGAGCCCGGCAAGGGCAGCACCTTCATCATCCGGCTGCCCGCCGCGCGCACCGAGGAGGCCCGCGGTTAA
- a CDS encoding PadR family transcriptional regulator yields the protein MPTTEVELLQGTLDLLILKTLSLGPRHGAAVVRWLEQVTEGALVVEEGSLYPALHRLERKTWVSSEWGVSEHNRRVRFYALTPEGREQLLAQMEDFRRLVRLVTRVLVQSPATAPR from the coding sequence ATGCCGACGACGGAAGTGGAGTTGCTGCAGGGGACGCTGGATCTCCTCATCCTGAAGACATTGAGCCTGGGCCCCCGGCACGGTGCCGCCGTGGTGCGCTGGCTCGAGCAGGTGACCGAGGGCGCGCTCGTGGTGGAGGAAGGCTCGCTGTACCCGGCGCTCCACCGCCTGGAGCGCAAGACGTGGGTCTCCTCGGAGTGGGGCGTCTCGGAGCACAACCGCCGCGTCCGCTTCTACGCCCTCACCCCCGAGGGCCGCGAGCAGTTGCTCGCGCAGATGGAGGACTTCCGGCGCCTGGTGCGGCTCGTCACGCGCGTGCTCGTCCAGTCACCCGCGACCGCCCCGCGTTAA